The DNA sequence TCGCCGCGCTGGCCTACATCGCCGCTCCCGCCATCTATCTCATCTTCGGCATCATGCCGGTGACCGCCTACAGCTGGGACTTCTTCGGCCGGTTGATCCCGTTCCTCGTGCTCAACCAGCTGATGTTCCTCATCATCAGCCACGGCACCCCGACGTGGCGTGGTCAGCAGTACAGCCTCGCGCTGTTCCCGGTGTGGATCCGGGCCTGCTACACCGCGTTCCTCAACGTGGTGTTCGGCCGTCCGCTGGGCTTCGCGGTCACCCCGAAGACGCGCCAGGAGGCGACGGCGATCCCGTGGCACCTGGTCAAGTGGCAGCTCGCCGCGATCGCGCTGCTGGTCATCGCGTCGGTGATCGGGGTCGTGCAGCTGTATTTCGGCGCCATCTCCGTGCTCGGCGTCGGGGTGAACCTGTTCTGGGTGTTGTTCGACCTGTTGATTCTGAGCGTGGTGTTCCAGGCGGTGCGGTACCGCGGACACCAGGACGAAGGAGTGTGATGAGCCAATATCCGACCCGCGTCACGGAATCGGGTGTCTCGGTGGTCCGGCCCGACGGCCGCTTGAACATGGTGGCCGCACCGGCGTTGCGCAGACAACTCCACGAGCTCGTCGACGCGGGCAACACGCGCGTCGTCGTGGATCTCAGCGCGACCGAGTTCATCGACTCCTCCGGTCTGGGTGCACTGATCTCCGGACTGAAGGTGGCGCGGCAGGCCGGGGGAGACCTGCGAATCGCCGCGCCCACCCGCCAGGTGACCACGGTGCTGGAGCTGACCAACCTCAATCGTGTTCTGGCAACCTATGATTCGGCCGACGGTGCCTTCGATGGCGACTCCTGAGTCGTCGGTCGTACTCGAGACCACGACGGGGCCCGACACCCTCGATGCCGTGCAGCGCACGCTCGATGCGCTGTGGGCGGCACATGAGGTCGACGAGATGGTGCGCATCCACATGGACCTGGCCGCAGGTGAGATCGCGGCGAACATCGTCGAGCATTCCGGCGGTGGTGACGCGGTGCGGCTGCGGATGGAGGCGACACTCGACGGGAACGCGGTACGCACCACGTTCCTCGACGACGGCCATCCTTCACCGGTCGACCTGACCGAGGTCAGGATGCCCGAGGAACTGTCCGACCGCGGACGCGGTCTGGCCATCGCCCACCGGGTCCTCGACGAGCTGTCCTACCGCCGCGACGGTGAGGGCAACCACTGGACGCTGGTCCGCAGCCTCACTCCGTGACGGCTCAGCCGGTCAGATAACGCTGAACGGTCGGTCCCAGCCAGTGCTCGATCTCCGGGCACGACATCGCGGTCACCGGTGGCAACGCCAGGACGTAACGGCACAGGGCCAGGCCGAGCATCTGCGTGGCGATCAGGCCCGCGGACCGGAGTGGGTCGTCCGCGCCGGCGGCGGTGACCGTCGGCAGTAACTGGGTGGTGAAGATCTCGGCCATCTTCTCGGCGGCGACGGTGTTGGTGGCGGCCGCGCGCAACAGCACGACGAGCGCCTCGTCGCGCTCCCAGCGATCGACGAAGTGCGCGACCAGTCGAGGTCCGACATCGTCGCGGGCGACCGCGGACAGGTCGGGCAGTTCCAGATCGAAATACGCCGCGGCGGCGAACAGTTCCTCCTTGCTCCCGAAATACCGCATCACCATGGACGGATCGATACCGGCGTCGGCGGCGATCGCGCGGATGGTCGCCCGGTCGTAACCGGCCGTGCCGAATCGTTCGCGGGCCGCCGCGAGGATGCGCGTCTTGGTGTGTTCGGAGGACCGCCGCATGCCAACTAGTGTAGGCCAACATCTGTTGACATCAGTGGCGATGACGCGCACGATGGAATATGCCAACAAGCGTTGGCATAACACCTCGCGAAGGAGTCCGTCATGGACGACACCGATGTCCTGGTGGTGGGCGCCGGCCCCACCGGCCTGACGGTCGCGTGCGCGCTGGCCGAACGCGGCGTGGCGGCCACGGTCGTCGACCGTCAGCCCGCGGGCGTGAACACCTCCCGCGCCGCGGTGGTCAACGCCCGCAGCCTCGAAGTGCTCGAACACCTCGACGTCGCGCGGCGGGTGGTCGACCGGGGGCGGCAGGCGCCGCGGTTCACCATCCGGGACAGGACCCGCACGCTGATCACCGTCGACTTCGCCGGTCTGCCGACGAGATATCCCTACAGCCTGATGCTCCCGCAGTCGTCCACCGAAGAGATCCTGCGGACCCGGCTGGGGGAGTTGGGTGCAACGGTGCTCCGCCCGAAGGTGGTGACCGCGGTGACGCAGGACCGTGCGGGGGTGACCACCCGGTTCGACGACGGGGACAGCATCCGGTCCCGCTACGTCGTGGGCGCCGACGGGGTCCACAGCACGGTGCGTCGACAGGCGGACATCCGGTTCGGCGGCGGCGAGTACGACGACTCCTTCCTGCTCGCCGATGTCCGGCTGACCGGTGAGGTGCCCACCGACGAGGTCATCTTGTTCTGGGCCCGCGCGGGCCTCACGGTCGTGGCGCCGCTCCCCGGCGGAGTGCACCGCATCGTCGCGCCCGTCGCCGAGGCCCCCGAACGCCCGTCGGCGACGACCGTGCAGCACCTCCTGGACGCGCGCGGTCCGGGTGCCGGGAGGATCGAAGTTCGAGAGGTGATCTGGGGTTCACGGTTCCGCATCCACCACCGCATCGCCGACACCTACCGGTCGCGACGCCTGGTGCTGGCGGGAGACGCCGCCCATGTGCACAGCCCGGCCGGCGGTCAGGGGATGAACCTCGGCATCCAGGACGCGGTCGTGCTGGCGGAGGCCTTGGCGGCCGTCGTCGCCGGGGCGTCGGACGATCCGCTCGACGACTACGCGCGCACCCGCCGGGCGGTGGCGCGGGAGGTGGTGGCGATGACCGACCGCCTGACCAGGCTGGCCACCGTGCCGCGTGGCTTACGGCCGTTGCGCAACAGCGCAATCGGTGCGGCCGCGCACATCCCGGCGGTTCGGTCGGCACTCGCCTGGCGACTCAGCGGCCTGGTGTACCGAATCTGAAATCCGGGCGCCGCTTCTGAGACAATCGTGCGATGTCGATGCCGCGCGAGCCAGCAGGGTTGCGGGAGCGCAAGAAACGCAAGACCCGCGCGACGATCCGACGCGAGGCGTTCCGGTTGATCAAGGAGCAGGGCTTCCACAACACGACCGTCGAACAGATCTCCGCCGCCGCCGACATCTCGCCGCGGACCTTCTCCCGCTACTTCCCGACCAAAGAAGCAGTCCTGTTGTCCGACGACCATATTGCGCCCATCGTCACCGCGTTCGCCGAGGCGCCCGCGGAGTTGTCGGCCGTCGAGGCCTACCGGTACGCCGTGGCCAAGACGTTCGGCGAGCTGACCGAGGACCAGCGTGAGGAAGCGGTCACCGGACAACGCCTGATGTACGAGGTGCCCGAGGCCCGCGGCCTGCTCTACACCGAGTACGTCCGGTTGATCGACCTGATCGCCGAAGCGCTGACGAAGCGCCCCGACCAGCCCGCCGACGCACTGGAGCGACGGGTGTTGGCCGGGGCGATCGTCGGCGTGCTGATCGCCGCCTCCCACAACACCCCGTTACCGGGTGACCCGATCTCGAGGTTCCTGCGGGTGCTCGACGAGAAACTGAAGTAGGTCGTCGTGATCTCCCTGGGTCGTCGTGATCTCCCGCTGATCGGGCGGCGTCCCCAGCACTGCGTTGTTCCTTCCGGTGCGCACCCAGCGTGACGCGACCCGGCTACCGCTCTCATTCTCGAACGACTCGTGGACCTCCAGGTGTGATCCGTCGACGGTGGCCGGGAAGCCTCGAATCCTCTGCGCCGACCGGGAAATGTCCGGCGGTCAGACCGCCGGCAGGTCGATCCCGACGGCCGCGTTCTCTTCCGGAGTGCCCAATCGCATCCCGTACCGCAGCGCGATCTCGACGAAGTGACTCATCCGCTGTTGGGGAGAGTGGCGCCCGACGTCCTGCACGGGTACACCGATCTCACGAAAGAACTGCCCCATGCGCGGGGTAGTGATGATCAGGTCGACAGCGACCTCGTCTCCGACGTTGCGGTGTGCATGTAGGTCCCCGCCCGCAACGTGGACGAAGTCGCCGGCGCGAACCTTCAGCCATCGCAGGCCGTCGTCACCCGGTAGGAGCACTTCGTGCGAGCCGGACACGATGTAGAACGCCTCGACGTCGTCGTGGCTGTGCAAGGGAACTGTTACCCCCGGCGGCACGACGCCGCGCATGAGGCAGAGGGGACCGCTTTGGTCCGGCGACCCGGTGAGGAATTCGACGGTCGGACCCAGCACGTCGAGAACCTCGCCCCCGGTGCTGTCGGTGAGCCGGGTGAGAGAACCAGGACTCACGTCAGTGCGCCATATCCACGCGCCGAGGCCGTGTCTGCGAGCAGGCCACGCAGTTTCGTGCGGCCCCGATGGAGGCGGGACGACACTGTTCCGACGGGGGTGTCGAGCAGGTCGGCGATCTCGCTGGTGCGGTAACCCTGAACATCGGCGAAGTACAGCACCGCGCGAAAGTCCGCGGGCAGCTGCCGGAACGCCTCGGCGATGTCGGCGTCGGGTAATCGGTCCAAAACGCGATCCTCCACAGATTCAGCGCCGATCATCTGCGTTTGATACTCGGAGAATTCGCGGGTCAGCACCTCCTCCGGTCTGGCGCGGCGGACACGATACATGTCGATCCACGTCGTGTGCATGATGCGGAACAACCATCCCCGCATCTTGTTCTCCTCGCGGTACCTGTCGAATCTGATGAGCGCCTTGACGAGCGTCTCCTGGACCAGGTCTTCAGCATCGGCTCGATTGCCGGTGATGTGCCGGGCGCGCCGGTACAGGTCGTCGGTGAAGGGAAGCGCATCGCGGCAGAAGCGCCGCGCGGTGGGATCGACCATTGTCGTCAATGCGCCACCGAGAGGAGTTCATCCAGGCCGGTGCGATACAGCATTTCGGACTTGAGCCGATCCTGCACCGCGAACCCCACGTCGGCGCCGTCCTGTGTGGGATCGACGTGGACGCGGAACGGCCGTGAACCGGTCGGTGCGTCCGCGACGGCGACAACCGCCCGGGCCACCTCGGCAGGGTCGGCGTCCGCGGGCACGATGGCGTCGAACGCCTTCTTGATGCGCTCGGCGTATCCGGCGTACGGGCCGGCTTCATACGCGTCGGCCACCTCCGGATTGCCAGGAGTGGCGGCATGGCTGAAGTGGTTGGTGCCCTGGGTGAATGCCCCCGGCACCACGATCGACGTCTCGATACCCCACAGCGCCAATTCTCGTGCGTAGGTGACCGCTAGGGCATCCATGGCGGCCTTGGCCGCGAAGTACGGGCCGAGGTAGGGCGGGGTTCCCCCGGCAACGCTGCTGCTCGACATCCACAGCACCAGTCCTCGCCGCTTCGCGCGCATGTGGGGCAGAACTGCCATGTTGACACGCTGTGCACCAATCACGTTCACCTCATAGAGGTCCGCCAGCTGCTTCGGGGTGAACGCCTCGGCGGGCCCGTAGCACATGTGCCCGGCGTTGTGCACCACGATGTCGATACGTCCGGCGGCACCGATGATCTTCTCGACCGCCGCATCCACCGACTCCGCCGACCCGACGTCCAGTTCGACGGTGCGCAGATCGACACCGTTCGACCGGGCGAAGTCGTCGATGGCGGCCACCTGTGCCGCGTTGTGACCGGTAGTCCCGCGCATCGATGCGTAGACAGTGTGCCCGGCCATCGCCAATGCGTCGGCCGCGAGCCGGCCGAAGCCGCTCGAGGCGCCGGTGATGAGGATGACATGTCCCATGGTTGTACTCACTTTCCGTGTGGGTCGGTGGCGTTGAGCTGGACAACGACGTCGTCGTAATCCCCGCGGGCCTCGCCGTAGCGCAGGAACTTGACCCGTTCGACGAGGATCTGGTGCGCGTCGGGTTCGGCTTCCAGGAGGGTCATGACCTCATCGATGAACGCGTCGAGCGGCATGCCGGCCGGGTTGTTCTCGTGTCCGGGCATCAGCTGAGTCCGCACGGGTGGCGGTACGAGCTCGACTACCTTGACGCTGGTGTCGGACAGCTGCAGCCGGATCGACTCGCTGAGCATGTGGATCGCGGCCTTGGAGGCGTTGTAGCTCGGTGTGACCCGCAGGGGCGCGAACGCCAGACCAGAGGAGACGGTGACGATGGTCGAATCCTCCTGCTGCTGAAGGTGTTCGATGAATGCCGCGATCAACCGAACCGGGCCCAGTACGTTCGTTTCGATGGTCGCCCGGGCGGAGGCAAGGAATGATTCCGGGCGGTGCCAGTCTTCGACGCGCATGATGCCGGCCATGGCGATCACGACGTTCAGGTCGGGGTGATCGGTGATGACCTGCGCGGCGGCTGCTTGGATACTGTCGGGGTCGGTGGTGTCGATGGGCACCGAGCCCAGGCCCGGATGCTCGGCGGTGATCTTGTTGAGTTCCTCGGTGCGTCGCCCACCGACGACGACCGTGTTTCCCCTGGCCTGTAGTGCCAGTGCCAGCGCCAAGCCGATACCGCTGGTGGAGCCGGGGATGAAAATGGTGTTACCGGAGATCTTCACTGCCAGGTCCTCCTGTGCTCGGGTTGAACGGAATTCGTCGGTTGTCGCCTGATATGCCCTGATGTGTCCGTGTACGCCGAGTCGTTTCGCTGCAAGACTCTTCTCGACACGCGCCCGGCTGTCGTCATTGCTGACCGCCATTGCCGGATAGGCGCTGCCCCGCAGACGCGTTACCTGCTGGCAGGGGGTCGAGTGTCGCGTCGATCTCGTGGATCGCCCGGGCGACACCGGCGCCGTAGTCGGGATCCGCCTGATTGCACAGACCGATCCAGCGCTGCTGGATCTCCCGAGGGACGCCCCGCATCGCGCGGGCGGTGTTGGCGAACAGGCGGTCCTTCGCCTCGACGGTCATCAGGCGGAACAGGTTCCCGGGCTGTGTGAAGTGGTCGTCGTCGTCCTCGAGGTGGTCCCACCGGCCGGCAGTGACGGAACCAAGGGGTTCGGGCGGGGAACCGTACTCCGGCTGTTCCCGCCACTCGCCGTAGCTGTTGGGCTCGTAGGGGAGCGTGCTGCCGTAGTTGCCGTCGACCCGCATGGCACCGTCGCGGTGATAGGCGTGAACGGGGCAGCGCGCCGCATTGACCGGAATCTGGTGGTGGTTGACCCCGAGTCGGTAGTTCTGTGCGTCGTTGTAGGAGAACAGCCGTCCCTGCAGCATCTTGTCCGGTGAGAAGCCGATCCCCGGCACGATCCGCGCGGGTGAGAATGCTGCCTGCTCCACCTCGGCGAAATAGTTGTCCGGGTTGCGGTTCAGCTCCCATTCCCCTACCTCGATCAGGGGGTGGTCGCGGTGGGGCCACACCTTGGTGAGGTCGAATGGGTTATAAGGCGAAGCGGCCGCTTGGCTCTCGGACATGATCTGCACGAACAACTTCCACCGCGGGAACTCACCGCGCTCGATTGACTCGTACAGATCTCGCTGGTGGCTCTCCCGGTCTTTGCCGATGACCGCTTCCGCCTGGGCGTCGGTCAGGAACTCGATGCCCTGCTGGCATACGTGGTGGAACTTCACCCAGTGACGAACGCCTTGGGCATTGAGGAAACTGTATGTGTGCGAGCCGAACCCGTGCATGTGGCGATAAGACTTCGGGATGCCTCGGTCGCTCATCGTGATGGTGACCTGGTGCAAGGACTCGGGGAGCAGACTCCACCAGTCCCAGTTGTTCCGCGGGCTGTGTAGGTTGCTTCGGGGATCACGCTTGACGACGTGATTGAGATCGGTGAACTTCAGAGGGTCGCGGTGGAAGAACACTGGTGTGTTGTTCCCGACGAGGTCCCAGTTGCCCTCTTCGGTGTAGAACTTGACCGCGAACCCGCGGATGTCCCGGGTCGCTTCCGCGGCGCCGCGCTCTCCGGCCACGGTGGAAAACCGCACGAACATCTCGGTCCGCTTGCCCACCTCGGAGAACAGTGTGGCGCAGGTGTACTGGGTCACGTCGTTGGTGACGGTGAAGGTGCCGTACGCACCGGAACCCTTGGCGTGCATCCGCCGTTCGGGGATCACCTCACGGTCGAAGTGGGCCAGCTTCTCGAGGAACCAGACGTCCTGCAGCAGCATCGGCCCCCGGCGCCCGGCCGTAGCCACATGGCTGTTGTCCGCCACCGGGGCCCCGGCGACAGTGGTCAGTTGACCGCCGTGCGGCTGGGCGGCACGGTGGAAAGGTCCGTTGGTGTTCAAAGCGTCTCCAGGATCGGTCGGTCGATTGAGGTCGACTCAATCACCGGCGACCCGCCCGGGCGCCCGGGTGAACTACGGGTATCCAAACCCCCGGGTCCCCCGGGGGGTACGGGTCACTCGACGGGCAGCGCCATGCCGCGAAGCTCCTTGCGCGAGGTGACGCCGAGCTTCGTGAAGATCTTGCCCATATGCCACTCCACCGTGCGGGGGCTGATGAAGAGTTGGGCGGCGATCTCGGAGTTGCTGTGACCACGGCGGGCGAGCTGGGTGATGTGGGCTTCCTGGGTGGTGAGCTGCACGCGACGCACGGCGCTGCCGCGTTTGCGGACGGTCTCCCCAGTGGCTTCCAGCTCGCGACGGGTCCGGTCTGCGAAGCCGTCCGCGCCCATCGCCGTGAAATGGTCCAGTGCGCTGCGGAGTTGAGCGCGAGCCTCTACTCGGCGGCCCTGCCGGCGCAGCCATTCCCCGTAGACCAGCCGCGTGCGTGCCAGGTACACGACCGCGGGGGTCTGCTCGAGGTGGGTGAGCGCGGCGAGATAGTCGGCCTCCGCAGCAGGCCCGTCACTGCTCAGCGCGCGCGACCGAGCCGCCAGACCCAGCGCTGTGCGGGTCCCACCGGCATCCGCGCGTGCGATCAGCCGGGCCAGCGCTGAGCCGGCCGCCGCATGCTCGCCACACCGTGTCCCGGCCTCGACCATCTCTGGCAACGTCAGCGCGCCGATGACGAAATCTGCGTTCTCCAAAGCTTGTTCACATGCCGAAAGCGCCTCGGTGTAGTGGCCGAGGCTGTTGTGCAACACCGCCAGTGAGAACCATGCGGCGCCCACGAAGAATCCTTGGCCCGGGGCCATCGCTGCGTCGTCGGTGATCGCGGCGGTCAACTCGTGGCTCAGTGCCTCCTGGCCACGGAACGCGGCCAGGAGCGCGTCAGCGCGGTGCTCTTCGTGGTCACCGATCGCGGTCGCGATCGCCTCAGCCTCCGAAAGCGCCGCGGCGGCCTCCGGGAAGCGCCCGCGGAAGATGTCGGCCACTGCGAGGAGGTCGAGAGCACGCGGGAGGGAGCCCAGCGCCCCCGCTGCGCGGAGTGCGGCGAGCTGACGTTCAGCGATCGCGTGAAGGGCCTCGAAGTCGAGCAGATCGACAGTGACCCGGGTGATCACGGCGTAGAACCAGGGTTCGGCCACCTCGGCCGCGTCCAGACCGAGAAACGCCTCCACTGCTCGTTTGAGCAACGGCGCGGCGATGACATAGCCGTCGACCACCCGGGCGACCAGCGCGTCCAGCATGAGGTCCACGGCTCGCGGGGGATGCACCGTCGGTGCGTCGGCGCGGGCGGCCAGGCCGACGGCGACGGCCGACGTTCCCGGCGACGTGGACCGTCCGGCCAGTACGGCGGCGCTGAGCGCTTCCAGGTAGATGTCTCTGGCGAGGACCGGGTCGATCTCGCGCACACGGTGGGCGCTTTCCGCCAATCGTGAGATCGCCTCGCTCACGTGGCCGGTCGCCAGTGCGCATCTGGCCCGCATACGCTCGATCCCGGTGCTCAGCCGTTCATCGTCGGTGGGGTGCCGGGCTCGGATGAGGAGCTGGGCTGCGGATTCCGGTGCGCCGGCGTCCAGCTTCGCCCGTGCGGCCGCGAGCGCACGCTGGGCCCGGCGGTGCGGGTCCGGGGTCAGATCGGCCGCGAACTCCAGGAAGGCCGCGCCTGCCGCGATACCGCTGCGGCTGCGGGCTCGCCCCGCCGAACGTTCGAGGTTTTCGGCGACCTGCTCGTCGGGTCCGGTCGCGGCATGTCCTAGGTGCCACGCGCGGTGCTCATCGGACGCCGGTCCATCGATGACGTCGGCCAGCGCTCGATGAACGCGTCGTCTCTCCGATGGTGAGGCACTGCGATACACGGCCGACCGGATCAGCGGATGCCGAAAGCGTACGCGGGTGCCGATCGAGATCAGCTGGGCGGCTTCGGCCGTTTCGGCTACGCTTTCCGGGATGCCGAGGATTTCGGCGGCTGCGCGCAGCCAACGCGGGTCACCGGTGGGATCCGACGCGGCGAGCAACAGCAGCGTCTTGGTCTGTGGCGAGAGTTCCGTAACCTGTTGGCCGAAGCCCCGCTCGAGACGGTTGGTCAGCTGGTCAGCTTCGGCCAAGCCGAAGCCACCGGCCAACTCGGCTGGAGAGAGCACGCGGTGTAATTCGAGAAGGGCCAAGGGGTTACCGCGGGCCTCGGCGATGATGTTCTCGCGTACCTGTTCGTCGAGCTGGCCCGGCAGACTTCGGTCGAGCAACATGCGCGCGTCGTGGTCGTCGAGCCCGCGGATCTGGAGTTCGGGAAGATCGGACAGGAGACGGTCCTCCCTCCGTTTACAGGCGGCGAAGACGATCACGATGGGGTCGGCGATCACTCGCCTCGCCACGAACGCCAGCGCCTGCAGGGACGCCGCGTCGACCCACTGCGCATCGTCGACCAGGCAGAGCGTGGGCCGCTCACTGGATACCTCGGCAAGCAGGGTGAGGACCGCAAGCCCGACCATCAACCGGTCCGGCGGGTCGCCGTCGGCCAGGCCCAACGCCACCCGCAGCGCACGCTGCTGCGGCGGCGGGAGTTGATCGAGACGGCCGAGTAGGCCCGAGCACAATTGGTGCAGTCCGGCGTACGCGAGTTCCATCTCGGATTCGGAACCCACGATTCGCAGCGTCCGGAAGTCCGTGGCGCGGGCCTCCAGGTATTCCAGCAGGGAGGTCTTTCCCATCCCGGCATCTCCCCGCAGGACCACCACTCCACTGCGTCCCTCACGTGCGCCGGTCAGCAGCCGCGCCAGCTCCTGCTGTTCGCGCTGCCGACCGATCAAACGACGCGGAGTCGGCATGGTTGCTGTTCCCGGGTCAAGTGGTTGCCAGCGCGGCTTGCAAGCCCCGCCGTGACGTGATCCCGAGTTTGCCGAAAATCTTCGTCATGTGCCACTCCACGGTCCGTGGGCTGATGAACAGCTGGGCCGCGATCTCTGAGTTGGTGTGACCGGCGCGGGCGAGACGGGCGATCGTCAGTTCCTGGCGGCTCAACGCATCGGCCGGAGCAGCGGTCGGCACCGGTACCGCTTGGCCGAGTTCTGCCAGTGCGCGGCCGGCCCGGCCGGCGAACCCGTCGGCGCGAACTCTGGTGAAGATGCCGTGGGCGCGCCGTAACTGAGTCGCCGCGGCGTCCCGGCGGCCCCGCTCCCTCAGCCACTCACCGTAGAGGAGGTGGACCCGGGCGAGCAGCACGTCGACATCGCAGCGCTGTAGATGAGTGATGGACGTGGTGAATAGTTCCTCCACGCGCATGTCAGCGGCAACCAGGGCTTGGGAGCGCGCTGCCATCCCAAGCGCCATGTCGGTGCCGCTCGCGGTCGTGCGCTCGAGGAGCTGAGCCAACGCCTCACGGGCGGTGGCGGTCTCCCCACCGAGGGCAGCGGCCTCGACCCGTTCGACCAGCCCGTAGCCGCACATCCCGAGATCGTCGTAGTCGACCGCCCACCTCGTGGCCTCCAGCGCCTCGCGATACTCCCCGAAGGTGTTGTGCAGCACCCCGGCCGCGTAGCCCACCAACGGAATGACGCGTCCTTCGCCGCGTGCGGTCGCGCTGGCGATGCTCGCCTCCACCAGCTCCATGGTGCGTTCGGGCTGTCCCCGGAATGCGCAGAGCACCGGTTCGATGTACCCAGGAGTCGGCACCCCGGCGGCCGTGGAGATCGCCTGAGCCTCTTCGATGAATCCGTCGGCTTCCGCGAACCGCCCGCTGTGCACGGAAACCCCGGCGCGGTGTGCGAGTGCGACGGGTAACAGGGTGAGGACGCCGCTTCGGCGGAGCAGGTCGATCTGCTGCTGGGCGATAGCCGCCCAGTCGGCTTGCTCCCACAAGTCAAGAGCGACGCGGCCGGCCAACCCGTACCACTGAGCTTCCGCGGCGCCCG is a window from the Mycolicibacterium litorale genome containing:
- a CDS encoding cupin domain-containing protein — its product is MSPGSLTRLTDSTGGEVLDVLGPTVEFLTGSPDQSGPLCLMRGVVPPGVTVPLHSHDDVEAFYIVSGSHEVLLPGDDGLRWLKVRAGDFVHVAGGDLHAHRNVGDEVAVDLIITTPRMGQFFREIGVPVQDVGRHSPQQRMSHFVEIALRYGMRLGTPEENAAVGIDLPAV
- a CDS encoding SDR family NAD(P)-dependent oxidoreductase yields the protein MGHVILITGASSGFGRLAADALAMAGHTVYASMRGTTGHNAAQVAAIDDFARSNGVDLRTVELDVGSAESVDAAVEKIIGAAGRIDIVVHNAGHMCYGPAEAFTPKQLADLYEVNVIGAQRVNMAVLPHMRAKRRGLVLWMSSSSVAGGTPPYLGPYFAAKAAMDALAVTYARELALWGIETSIVVPGAFTQGTNHFSHAATPGNPEVADAYEAGPYAGYAERIKKAFDAIVPADADPAEVARAVVAVADAPTGSRPFRVHVDPTQDGADVGFAVQDRLKSEMLYRTGLDELLSVAH
- a CDS encoding TetR family transcriptional regulator; amino-acid sequence: MRRSSEHTKTRILAAARERFGTAGYDRATIRAIAADAGIDPSMVMRYFGSKEELFAAAAYFDLELPDLSAVARDDVGPRLVAHFVDRWERDEALVVLLRAAATNTVAAEKMAEIFTTQLLPTVTAAGADDPLRSAGLIATQMLGLALCRYVLALPPVTAMSCPEIEHWLGPTVQRYLTG
- a CDS encoding RNA polymerase sigma factor gives rise to the protein MVDPTARRFCRDALPFTDDLYRRARHITGNRADAEDLVQETLVKALIRFDRYREENKMRGWLFRIMHTTWIDMYRVRRARPEEVLTREFSEYQTQMIGAESVEDRVLDRLPDADIAEAFRQLPADFRAVLYFADVQGYRTSEIADLLDTPVGTVSSRLHRGRTKLRGLLADTASARGYGALT
- a CDS encoding ATP-binding protein, which gives rise to MATPESSVVLETTTGPDTLDAVQRTLDALWAAHEVDEMVRIHMDLAAGEIAANIVEHSGGGDAVRLRMEATLDGNAVRTTFLDDGHPSPVDLTEVRMPEELSDRGRGLAIAHRVLDELSYRRDGEGNHWTLVRSLTP
- a CDS encoding FAD-dependent oxidoreductase, which encodes MDDTDVLVVGAGPTGLTVACALAERGVAATVVDRQPAGVNTSRAAVVNARSLEVLEHLDVARRVVDRGRQAPRFTIRDRTRTLITVDFAGLPTRYPYSLMLPQSSTEEILRTRLGELGATVLRPKVVTAVTQDRAGVTTRFDDGDSIRSRYVVGADGVHSTVRRQADIRFGGGEYDDSFLLADVRLTGEVPTDEVILFWARAGLTVVAPLPGGVHRIVAPVAEAPERPSATTVQHLLDARGPGAGRIEVREVIWGSRFRIHHRIADTYRSRRLVLAGDAAHVHSPAGGQGMNLGIQDAVVLAEALAAVVAGASDDPLDDYARTRRAVAREVVAMTDRLTRLATVPRGLRPLRNSAIGAAAHIPAVRSALAWRLSGLVYRI
- a CDS encoding SDR family oxidoreductase; protein product: MKISGNTIFIPGSTSGIGLALALALQARGNTVVVGGRRTEELNKITAEHPGLGSVPIDTTDPDSIQAAAAQVITDHPDLNVVIAMAGIMRVEDWHRPESFLASARATIETNVLGPVRLIAAFIEHLQQQEDSTIVTVSSGLAFAPLRVTPSYNASKAAIHMLSESIRLQLSDTSVKVVELVPPPVRTQLMPGHENNPAGMPLDAFIDEVMTLLEAEPDAHQILVERVKFLRYGEARGDYDDVVVQLNATDPHGK
- a CDS encoding TetR family transcriptional regulator; the encoded protein is MSMPREPAGLRERKKRKTRATIRREAFRLIKEQGFHNTTVEQISAAADISPRTFSRYFPTKEAVLLSDDHIAPIVTAFAEAPAELSAVEAYRYAVAKTFGELTEDQREEAVTGQRLMYEVPEARGLLYTEYVRLIDLIAEALTKRPDQPADALERRVLAGAIVGVLIAASHNTPLPGDPISRFLRVLDEKLK
- a CDS encoding STAS domain-containing protein — protein: MSQYPTRVTESGVSVVRPDGRLNMVAAPALRRQLHELVDAGNTRVVVDLSATEFIDSSGLGALISGLKVARQAGGDLRIAAPTRQVTTVLELTNLNRVLATYDSADGAFDGDS
- a CDS encoding catalase — protein: MNTNGPFHRAAQPHGGQLTTVAGAPVADNSHVATAGRRGPMLLQDVWFLEKLAHFDREVIPERRMHAKGSGAYGTFTVTNDVTQYTCATLFSEVGKRTEMFVRFSTVAGERGAAEATRDIRGFAVKFYTEEGNWDLVGNNTPVFFHRDPLKFTDLNHVVKRDPRSNLHSPRNNWDWWSLLPESLHQVTITMSDRGIPKSYRHMHGFGSHTYSFLNAQGVRHWVKFHHVCQQGIEFLTDAQAEAVIGKDRESHQRDLYESIERGEFPRWKLFVQIMSESQAAASPYNPFDLTKVWPHRDHPLIEVGEWELNRNPDNYFAEVEQAAFSPARIVPGIGFSPDKMLQGRLFSYNDAQNYRLGVNHHQIPVNAARCPVHAYHRDGAMRVDGNYGSTLPYEPNSYGEWREQPEYGSPPEPLGSVTAGRWDHLEDDDDHFTQPGNLFRLMTVEAKDRLFANTARAMRGVPREIQQRWIGLCNQADPDYGAGVARAIHEIDATLDPLPAGNASAGQRLSGNGGQQ